One window of Nostoc sp. C052 genomic DNA carries:
- a CDS encoding ShlB/FhaC/HecB family hemolysin secretion/activation protein: MSKETETSVKSEIITQQKIVCFSDQLETWRGLVTTKRSKHSFSFQCSLLILPAVWILTANELKATANIFTPDSAKNSSQLELQIVQETEPTPTTKPNQSEPNPQPETPQRIRVRKIQVVGSTVFNENDFNPVVKPFEERDLTLEEIRQAADAITQLYLNKGYINSRAVPDTKQSSTADGVVVIRVLEGRLTEIEIQGTRRLNPSYIRSRIQLGAGIPLNTGKLEEQLKLLRLDPLFTNVEARLRPTGKVGQSVLIVRVEEANPLTGSLGVDNYSPPSIGAERLGVELRDRNLTGMGDELAGSYYHTLSGGSDAFDFSYQIPVNAMNGKVQIRAALNRNKITEPPFNAFGIRANQDLYEINYRQPLMRSPKEEFALSLGFTYQDGQTFLFDNLATPFGIGPDANGVSRTSVIKFGQDYIKREPQGAWFLRSQFNFGIDILDATINNDPIPDGRFFSWLGQAQRVQQLSNDHLLLIQADLQLTPDSLLPSQQFVIGGGQSVRGYRQNIRSGDNGFRVAIEDRFTVQRNEAGLSTIQLAPFVDMGAVWNQSNNPNQLPNQTFLVGAGLGFLWNQALGIDNLFMRLDYGFPFIDLSDRGNNAQDDGFYFSLRYQP; the protein is encoded by the coding sequence ATGAGCAAAGAAACAGAAACTAGTGTTAAATCTGAAATAATTACTCAGCAAAAGATTGTCTGTTTCTCTGATCAGTTAGAAACTTGGCGGGGTTTGGTAACTACTAAACGGAGTAAGCACAGTTTCAGTTTTCAGTGTAGCTTGCTAATTCTGCCTGCGGTCTGGATTTTAACTGCAAATGAACTGAAAGCTACAGCGAATATTTTTACACCAGACTCGGCTAAAAATAGCAGTCAGCTAGAGTTACAAATAGTACAAGAAACAGAACCTACCCCGACAACTAAGCCCAATCAAAGCGAACCGAATCCACAACCAGAAACACCACAGCGCATTCGAGTTCGCAAAATCCAGGTTGTAGGTAGCACAGTTTTTAATGAAAATGACTTTAATCCAGTAGTCAAACCCTTTGAAGAACGGGATTTAACTTTAGAAGAAATCAGACAAGCCGCAGATGCTATTACTCAGCTTTACCTAAATAAAGGTTATATAAATTCCAGAGCAGTTCCAGACACGAAACAATCTAGCACCGCAGATGGAGTTGTAGTAATTCGGGTGTTGGAAGGGCGTTTGACTGAGATTGAAATTCAGGGGACGCGGCGATTAAACCCATCTTATATTCGTAGCCGCATCCAATTAGGTGCTGGTATTCCTCTCAATACTGGTAAGCTCGAAGAACAACTAAAATTGTTGCGACTCGATCCCCTATTTACCAATGTAGAAGCGCGTCTGCGTCCAACGGGTAAAGTTGGTCAAAGTGTTCTCATTGTGAGAGTTGAAGAGGCAAACCCTTTAACTGGTAGCTTGGGCGTAGATAATTATTCGCCTCCCAGTATTGGAGCGGAAAGATTGGGTGTTGAACTGCGCGATCGCAATTTAACTGGTATGGGAGATGAATTAGCAGGCTCATATTACCATACACTCTCTGGTGGTTCCGATGCCTTTGATTTTAGCTATCAGATTCCCGTGAACGCCATGAATGGCAAAGTGCAGATTCGAGCGGCATTGAATCGCAACAAAATCACTGAGCCACCCTTTAACGCCTTTGGTATTCGAGCCAACCAGGATCTTTATGAAATAAATTATCGTCAACCATTGATGCGATCGCCTAAAGAAGAATTTGCCTTATCTTTAGGATTTACCTATCAAGATGGTCAAACTTTCCTCTTTGATAATCTTGCAACTCCCTTTGGCATTGGGCCTGATGCTAATGGTGTGAGCCGCACCAGTGTAATTAAATTTGGTCAAGATTATATCAAGCGCGAACCTCAAGGAGCTTGGTTTTTGCGATCGCAATTTAACTTTGGCATTGATATCTTAGATGCAACTATCAACAATGACCCCATACCCGATGGTCGCTTTTTTAGTTGGCTAGGTCAAGCCCAGCGCGTGCAGCAACTCAGCAACGATCATTTATTGCTCATCCAAGCAGACTTGCAGCTGACACCAGATAGCCTTTTACCTTCCCAGCAATTTGTCATTGGCGGCGGACAATCTGTAAGGGGATATCGTCAAAATATCCGTTCTGGGGATAATGGATTTCGGGTAGCGATCGAAGATCGGTTTACAGTGCAGCGTAATGAAGCTGGATTATCCACAATTCAACTTGCGCCATTTGTAGACATGGGAGCCGTCTGGAATCAGTCTAATAATCCTAATCAGCTACCCAATCAAACTTTTTTAGTGGGTGCAGGCTTAGGATTCTTGTGGAATCAGGCATTGGGAATTGATAATCTCTTTATGCGCCTCGATTACGGATTTCCATTTATCGATCTTAGCGATCGTGGTAATAATGCTCAAGATGATGGCTTTTACTTTAGTCTTCGCTATCAACCCTAA
- a CDS encoding CHAT domain-containing protein encodes MSPLISIVIVNYNRESYLQEAIASVLAQTWQDFELLIWDNGSTDRSVAIANAYTQQDDRVRVVEAENQGVAGACKAAIAQTRGTYIGILDNDDILAPTALAQTATVLNRHPEVGFVYTDYLDIDRDGKVISYGHRCNIPYSQAGLLVNFMTFHFRLMRRSIYDRVGGVNESFSCCAYDYDLCLRLSEVAQVRRVKEPLYFYRNHSQSISVTRQKEQILWSKRAIAQALWRRGLADKLQIDVELLTGRFILRRKKSLLSNIAASVLVIASLVSPRLAQAQQIVPANDGTNTIVTPNGNRLDITGGTTSRDGANLFHSFQQFGISPEQIANFQASPALQNILGRITGGNASVINGLIQVTGGNPNLFLMNPAGFIFGANASLNVPGAFTVTTANGIGFGSSWFNAIGVNDYKNLVGNPNGFAFSTNQPGAIANAGNLVVGAGQNLNLLGGTVVNTGQLSAPGGQITITSVPGENWVRLSQPGNLLSLEIQPLTSSSSQPNNWTIPIASLPELLTVGNTGLTANPDGTVKLTASNVTIPTTPGTTIVSGKVDVSSQTGGTVTALGKRVGVIDANINASGSNGGGTVLIGGDFQGKGTLPNADQTYVDSKSVINADSNLNGNGGRVIVWGNDTTQYYGNISARGGANAGNGGNVEVSGKNSLTFNGLVDTSAINGNFGTLLLDPSTLTIIDGTAGTGSFDGTAGNIAFGDADIGANTVSWGAIAASGTNINLQATGNITINDITGATPLVTTLGVATLNLGNGGSFNLSSQNGSVNFANPANTIKTTGGAITISGASLLLGNLDTTGFGYGGTSIAGTVNLSATGDIITGRITSSATNGNNSGTGGNVVVTTTAGSITTGAINSFASKTVPGGDFTAKSGAINLTARDNITVNDGIDASATATNVDGTASATGGNVTLQTTNPLGSTIRFNSINTQATTDFGNANTVQGGNVQVLTNGLVQGRSTGTTIATGGILDFGRGGTTSIAGGTVAIRHDGGQNNVPFIVGDATSTNGTAGTINAGDTSILASGNFPVLPNGGDASGTPTRITITSVNTPPILTANSSLPNTQTNQAVTLTFSSLAPLVSDANNDITSIQVDVVNTGNLTVNGLPVIPGVTTLSSGDTLVYTPPTDVNGSLNAFVISANDRVSSSAPVQIGINVSQIPTPIPTPIPTPTFTPNPPPCSFQCTPGKPNVPGPNNPKIDNPIINTDPTPEDKFTDDFANHLGIPTPQIKTLDESKEIARKIEEATGAKPAFIYISFVPVEVIPEGSFGKAQKSTKQLNTLAEQDSDQLEIVVVTGKGDPIRKRIPETTRAKVLQVAQEFRDQIVSPQNRRRTGYLRSSQQLYRWIIAPLEADLQARQINNLVFLPDIGLRSTPMAALHDGKGFLVEKYSIGLMPSISLTNTLYKDIKKSQILALGVSQSTQGQEPLPAVPLELSTLVSKLWQGKLLLDKQATLDNLKTIRRQQPFGIIHMATHADFATGALSNSYIQLWEDKLRLNQLRQLRLNEPEVEMLVLSACRTALGDEESELGFAGLAVLAGVKTSVASLWSVNDAGTAALMTKFYENLKTAPIKAEALREAQVAMAKGQIYVKDGQVQGLGVVGNLPLPADSTDESLTHPYYWAGFTMVGNPW; translated from the coding sequence ATGTCGCCACTGATCTCCATTGTCATCGTCAATTACAACCGCGAGTCTTACCTTCAAGAAGCGATCGCTAGCGTCTTAGCGCAGACATGGCAAGACTTTGAGCTACTAATTTGGGATAATGGCTCTACAGATAGATCGGTGGCGATCGCAAATGCTTATACTCAACAAGATGATCGAGTGCGGGTAGTGGAGGCAGAGAATCAAGGAGTTGCAGGGGCTTGTAAGGCAGCGATCGCCCAAACTAGGGGTACTTACATCGGTATATTAGACAATGATGATATCTTAGCCCCTACCGCCCTTGCCCAAACCGCCACAGTCCTCAACCGCCATCCAGAAGTAGGATTTGTTTACACCGACTATTTAGATATCGATCGAGACGGCAAAGTTATCAGCTACGGTCATCGTTGTAACATTCCTTACTCTCAAGCCGGTCTGTTAGTGAACTTCATGACGTTTCACTTCCGCTTGATGCGGCGATCGATTTACGACCGAGTGGGAGGTGTTAACGAATCATTCTCTTGCTGTGCCTATGATTATGACCTATGTCTGCGACTTTCAGAAGTAGCCCAGGTACGCCGAGTCAAAGAGCCACTCTATTTTTACCGAAATCACTCTCAAAGCATTTCTGTTACTAGACAAAAAGAACAAATACTCTGGTCTAAACGAGCGATCGCACAAGCACTTTGGCGGCGGGGATTAGCAGATAAGTTACAAATCGATGTAGAATTACTTACAGGTCGCTTTATATTGCGGCGCAAAAAATCCTTATTGTCTAATATCGCCGCTTCAGTCCTAGTTATTGCCTCGCTGGTAAGTCCCAGATTAGCTCAAGCACAACAAATAGTTCCTGCTAACGATGGGACAAACACAATTGTTACACCCAACGGCAATCGACTTGATATCACTGGTGGTACAACCTCTAGAGATGGTGCGAATCTTTTCCACAGCTTTCAGCAATTTGGGATTTCACCAGAACAAATCGCCAATTTTCAAGCTAGTCCGGCGCTGCAAAATATCCTTGGTCGAATTACAGGCGGAAATGCTTCGGTTATTAATGGCTTAATTCAGGTAACAGGTGGCAATCCTAACCTTTTTTTGATGAATCCAGCCGGATTTATTTTTGGAGCAAACGCCAGTTTAAATGTACCTGGTGCTTTCACGGTGACAACAGCTAACGGCATTGGTTTTGGCAGCAGTTGGTTTAACGCCATCGGTGTTAATGACTACAAGAATTTAGTTGGAAACCCCAACGGATTTGCCTTTAGTACGAACCAGCCAGGAGCGATCGCTAATGCTGGAAATTTGGTGGTAGGTGCTGGACAAAATTTGAATTTATTAGGCGGTACTGTAGTTAACACTGGGCAACTTTCAGCACCGGGAGGACAGATTACGATCACATCCGTACCAGGGGAAAATTGGGTGCGTCTTAGTCAGCCAGGAAATCTGTTGAGTTTGGAAATTCAGCCCCTCACCTCTAGTAGCAGCCAACCCAATAACTGGACAATTCCCATTGCATCTTTACCGGAATTGCTGACAGTTGGGAACACAGGGTTAACTGCTAATCCTGACGGGACTGTAAAATTAACAGCCTCGAATGTGACAATTCCCACAACACCAGGGACAACCATTGTTTCCGGCAAAGTGGATGTATCGAGTCAAACAGGCGGTACGGTAACTGCTTTGGGTAAACGAGTCGGGGTGATTGATGCCAACATTAACGCCTCTGGAAGCAATGGCGGCGGTACTGTACTAATTGGCGGTGATTTTCAAGGTAAGGGGACTTTACCCAACGCCGATCAGACTTATGTGGACTCAAAATCCGTCATTAATGCTGATAGCAATTTGAATGGAAACGGCGGACGCGTAATTGTTTGGGGTAACGACACAACCCAATATTATGGCAACATCTCGGCTCGTGGAGGAGCAAATGCCGGCAATGGTGGAAATGTCGAAGTATCAGGCAAAAATTCCTTGACCTTCAACGGTTTGGTAGATACTTCAGCAATTAATGGCAACTTTGGCACTTTATTACTAGACCCCAGCACACTTACCATCATCGATGGTACAGCAGGGACAGGTAGTTTTGATGGCACAGCTGGTAATATTGCTTTTGGCGATGCAGATATTGGGGCGAATACCGTTTCTTGGGGTGCGATCGCAGCATCAGGCACAAATATCAACTTACAAGCCACAGGAAATATTACCATCAACGACATCACCGGAGCTACGCCCTTAGTAACTACCCTTGGTGTCGCTACATTAAACTTGGGTAATGGCGGTAGCTTCAACCTGTCTTCACAAAATGGTTCTGTAAACTTTGCCAATCCTGCCAACACAATCAAGACAACCGGGGGAGCCATTACCATATCGGGAGCCAGTCTATTATTGGGAAATTTGGATACAACTGGGTTTGGATATGGTGGTACATCTATAGCTGGAACCGTGAATTTAAGTGCCACAGGGGACATCATCACAGGTAGAATTACTTCCTCTGCAACTAATGGTAATAACTCAGGTACAGGCGGCAATGTAGTCGTAACAACCACAGCAGGCAGTATTACCACAGGGGCCATTAACTCATTTGCATCAAAGACAGTACCAGGTGGAGATTTTACAGCTAAATCTGGTGCAATTAATTTAACTGCCAGAGATAATATCACTGTGAATGACGGCATTGACGCCTCAGCAACAGCCACTAACGTCGATGGTACTGCAAGCGCCACAGGTGGCAACGTTACTTTACAAACTACCAATCCCTTGGGCAGCACAATTCGCTTTAACAGCATCAACACACAGGCCACAACGGATTTTGGTAATGCCAACACTGTTCAAGGTGGCAATGTCCAAGTGCTGACAAATGGACTAGTGCAAGGAAGAAGCACAGGTACTACCATCGCTACTGGCGGAATTTTGGATTTTGGACGAGGAGGAACCACTAGCATTGCGGGAGGCACTGTCGCAATTCGACATGATGGTGGTCAAAATAATGTGCCATTTATCGTAGGTGATGCGACGAGTACCAATGGCACAGCCGGAACAATTAATGCGGGAGACACTTCAATCCTCGCTTCTGGCAACTTTCCAGTCTTGCCAAATGGTGGAGATGCTAGTGGCACTCCAACCCGAATCACTATTACATCTGTCAACACCCCGCCGATATTAACGGCAAACTCATCGCTACCCAATACCCAGACTAATCAAGCTGTGACCTTGACGTTCTCTAGTTTGGCTCCACTCGTTAGCGATGCTAATAATGACATCACCTCCATCCAGGTTGATGTAGTGAATACAGGAAATCTGACTGTCAATGGCCTTCCTGTCATCCCTGGTGTAACTACCTTATCTAGCGGCGATACTTTAGTATATACCCCTCCAACTGATGTGAATGGGTCACTAAATGCCTTTGTAATTAGTGCAAATGACCGCGTTTCGTCTTCTGCACCTGTACAGATAGGAATTAATGTCAGTCAGATTCCTACCCCAATTCCTACCCCAATTCCTACCCCAACTTTTACCCCGAATCCTCCCCCTTGCTCATTCCAATGTACTCCAGGTAAACCGAATGTCCCTGGTCCTAATAATCCTAAGATTGACAACCCCATTATTAATACCGATCCCACACCCGAAGATAAATTCACAGATGATTTTGCCAACCATTTAGGCATACCCACTCCTCAAATCAAAACACTGGATGAGTCCAAAGAAATTGCTCGCAAAATTGAAGAAGCTACTGGTGCTAAACCTGCATTTATCTATATCAGCTTTGTTCCTGTGGAGGTTATACCAGAGGGAAGTTTTGGCAAAGCTCAAAAATCTACTAAACAATTGAATACTCTCGCAGAACAAGATAGCGACCAACTGGAAATAGTCGTAGTAACAGGAAAAGGCGATCCTATCCGCAAGCGCATCCCAGAAACTACCAGAGCCAAAGTTCTCCAAGTCGCTCAAGAATTTCGTGACCAAATCGTTAGTCCACAAAATCGTCGCCGCACCGGTTACTTGCGTTCATCTCAACAACTTTATCGCTGGATTATTGCACCATTAGAGGCAGATTTACAGGCAAGACAAATCAATAATCTGGTTTTTCTACCAGATATTGGCTTACGTTCAACCCCAATGGCAGCGCTTCATGATGGTAAAGGGTTTCTAGTAGAAAAATATAGTATTGGCTTGATGCCAAGTATTAGTTTGACTAACACTCTTTATAAAGACATAAAAAAATCTCAAATTTTAGCGTTGGGAGTTTCTCAGAGTACACAAGGACAAGAGCCTTTACCAGCAGTTCCCTTAGAATTATCAACACTGGTATCTAAACTCTGGCAGGGCAAATTATTGTTAGACAAGCAAGCCACCTTAGACAATCTCAAAACCATCCGCCGCCAACAACCTTTTGGAATTATTCACATGGCAACCCATGCCGATTTTGCTACTGGCGCTTTGAGTAATTCCTATATTCAACTGTGGGAAGACAAGTTACGCTTGAATCAACTACGACAGTTGCGGCTGAATGAACCCGAAGTTGAAATGCTGGTGCTGAGTGCTTGTAGAACAGCTTTGGGTGATGAAGAATCCGAATTGGGATTTGCGGGTTTAGCAGTGCTGGCAGGTGTGAAAACTAGTGTTGCTAGTCTTTGGTCGGTTAATGATGCTGGTACAGCAGCGTTGATGACAAAATTTTATGAGAACTTAAAGACAGCTCCAATTAAAGCAGAAGCCCTGAGAGAGGCTCAAGTAGCTATGGCCAAAGGGCAAATTTACGTAAAGGATGGACAAGTGCAAGGTTTGGGAGTCGTTGGGAATTTGCCTTTACCTGCTGACAGCACTGATGAATCCCTGACGCATCCTTATTACTGGGCTGGATTCACAATGGTTGGTAATCCTTGGTGA
- a CDS encoding YbjN domain-containing protein produces MTSYPETLTSNESINGLITETTSINHVEVIENVIDSLEQDDSAMVSHTPEGGYLWKFKYGSVEVFVQLNGTTDEDTITVWSTVLNLPAKDEPRLLRYLLELNCSSTFEARFGIIENRVVVISTRTLAELAPGEVSRLITIVATIADNNDEALQSEFGAT; encoded by the coding sequence ATGACAAGCTACCCAGAAACCCTAACTAGTAACGAATCCATTAATGGGCTAATCACTGAGACAACCAGCATTAACCATGTGGAGGTAATTGAAAATGTCATCGACTCTTTGGAACAAGATGATAGTGCAATGGTTAGCCACACTCCAGAAGGTGGTTATCTCTGGAAGTTTAAGTACGGAAGTGTAGAAGTCTTTGTCCAACTCAATGGCACAACCGATGAAGACACCATAACGGTTTGGTCTACAGTGCTAAATCTACCTGCTAAAGATGAACCTAGATTACTGCGTTATCTTTTAGAGTTGAACTGCTCTAGCACTTTTGAAGCACGTTTCGGTATTATTGAAAATCGCGTAGTTGTAATATCAACACGCACCCTAGCAGAATTAGCTCCTGGCGAAGTATCTCGGCTAATTACAATTGTGGCAACGATCGCTGACAATAACGATGAAGCTTTACAGTCTGAATTTGGTGCGACTTAA
- a CDS encoding cyanophycin synthetase, which yields MKTPFVTSIIQKLAEEMEAVVLVDPECTVLGMITFKNGNKTFFRNSRFSINSFASVAIAKDKGASNFFLNKFGYKVTEGKTFFCEELCEEIADLKNIDTGFYYAQELGFPVIVKPINLSEGTFVTKVHGKQEYYQAAKKILRKTSGFIVERFYSGNDYRIVVLDDEVVSAYQRIPLFIIGDGKSNVLELMQQKQESFIKNGRKEIIDFEDYRIKTNLRRRKLNFNTVIPKNNLVYLLDNANLSTGGEAVDFTENIHPDFKKLAVNITKDMELRLAGVDILTNDLTSPMLDYTLIEVNGAPSLTHYASFGEVQTKRVENLYLKVLKVLENENSREKH from the coding sequence ATGAAAACACCATTTGTAACATCAATAATTCAAAAACTAGCAGAGGAAATGGAAGCAGTAGTTTTGGTAGACCCAGAATGTACAGTTTTAGGAATGATTACGTTTAAAAATGGTAATAAAACTTTTTTTCGTAATAGCAGGTTTAGCATTAATTCTTTTGCTTCTGTAGCAATAGCTAAAGACAAAGGGGCTTCAAACTTTTTTCTGAATAAATTTGGTTATAAAGTTACTGAAGGAAAAACATTTTTTTGTGAAGAATTATGCGAAGAAATAGCCGATCTCAAGAATATAGACACAGGATTTTATTATGCTCAAGAGTTAGGATTTCCCGTAATTGTCAAGCCGATTAATCTCAGTGAAGGAACATTTGTTACAAAGGTTCATGGCAAGCAAGAATACTATCAAGCAGCCAAGAAAATATTGCGAAAAACTTCAGGATTTATTGTTGAGCGATTCTATAGTGGCAATGATTATAGAATTGTAGTACTTGATGATGAAGTAGTTTCAGCATATCAAAGAATTCCTTTATTTATCATAGGAGATGGGAAATCTAATGTTTTGGAACTTATGCAACAAAAACAGGAAAGTTTTATTAAAAATGGTAGAAAAGAAATTATAGATTTTGAAGATTATAGAATCAAAACAAACTTACGAAGACGAAAGTTAAATTTTAATACTGTTATACCCAAGAACAATCTAGTCTATCTTTTAGACAATGCAAATTTATCAACTGGAGGTGAGGCAGTAGATTTCACTGAAAATATCCATCCTGATTTTAAAAAATTAGCAGTAAATATTACAAAAGATATGGAATTGAGATTAGCAGGTGTGGATATTCTGACTAACGATCTAACCTCACCAATGCTAGATTACACACTGATTGAAGTAAATGGCGCTCCTAGCTTAACTCACTACGCTTCATTTGGTGAAGTTCAGACGAAAAGAGTAGAAAATTTATATCTCAAAGTTCTCAAAGTACTTGAAAACGAAAATAGTAGAGAAAAGCATTGA